CACCGTCCCCTACCGGGGGATTGGCGTAATGCTGGATCGGCTCCGCGACGCCGAAGAATACGAGCCCGATGCCCATCCCTGCGCTGAACAGCATCGCGAACCAAGACAGATGACTGTATTCGGGCTCGCTTTCGTCCGGCCCCAGCTTGATATCGCCGTATTCGCTCACGGTCAGGAAGAGGACGAAGAGCAGGAAACCCGCCGCGGCAGCGATGTAGAACCAGCCGAAATCGGCGACGATCAGCGCCTGCAGCCGGTCGAAGAGAACGCTCGCGCGTTCGGGAAACAGCGCGCCTGCGGCGGCGAACAGCAGGATGAGCGAGGCCGAACCGAAAAACACCGGTCGGTTCACGACCAGGCGCGGTCCTTTGGCAATTGGTGACGCTTCTTCGAAAACAGGATCGTTCATTCCTGGGAGCCCTTGCATCCCCATTAACAAAGAGCAACCGCAGCGGTCGGCAAGCGCGTGGCAGGAAATCTGGTTGGGAGCCGGACCGTAGCGTTCCTATATGCGTTGCGAGAGCAAAAGGAGACCCGATGACCCTTCAGACCGACATCCCGACGGGCGATGATCTGATCGCCGAGATCGAGCGGCTGCGTAAAGAGCGCAACGCGGTGATCCTGGCGCATTACTATCAGGCACCGCATATCCAGGACCTCGCCGATTTCGTCGGCGACAGCCTGGAGCTCAGCCGCAAGGCGGCGGATACCGACGCGGACGTGATCGCGTTCTGCGGGGTCAAGTTCATGGCTGATACCGCCAAGATTTTGAGCCCGGACAAGATCGTGGTGCTGCCCGATCTCGACGCCGGGTGCTCGCTCGAAGACAGCTGCCCGCCGGAGAAATTCCGCGCCTTCCGCGAAAAGCACCCCGACCACATCGCGCTGACGTACATCAACTGCTCGACCGAGGTGAAGGCGCTGAGCGATGTCATCGTCACCAGCTCCAGCGCCGAAACGATCATCAGCCAGATACCGGAAGACCAGAAGATCATCTTCGGCCCCGACCGGCATCTGGGTGGTTACATGAGCCGTAAGTTCAACCGCGAGATGCTGCTGTGGCCGGGTGTGTGCATCGTGCACGAGGCGTTCAGCGAGACCGAACTGCTGAAGCTGAAGCAGCAGCATCCCGGTGCGCCGGTCGCCGCGCATCCCGAATGCCCGCCGACGATCATCGACCATGCCGATTACGTCGGCTCGACCAGCGGCATTCTGCAATATGCCGAGACGTTCAAAGGCGACACGCTGATCGTCGCGACCGAGCCGCACATCATCCACCAGATGGAAAAGGCGCTGCCGGACAAGACTTTCATCGGCGCGCCCGGGGCGGACGGCAACTGCGCCTGCAATATCTGCCCTTACATGGCTTTGAACACCCTGCCCAAGCTCTACACCGCGCTGCGCGATCTGGAGCCGCGGATCGAGATCGAAGAAGGCTTGCGGCTGAAGGCGAAGCAGAGCCTCGACCGGATGCTGGAAATGGCCAGCGGCACGATCGGCAAGGGCGATCTGGGCCGAGTTTGAGGCGCACGTCCGGCCCCGTTGCAACCGTTCGCCGGGCTGCGCGTTGAACGGCAATTGGCGGCAGCTGGGGCAGTTCTTCCATGGCAACCACTAGGCCGATCCGCGGTCTGCGCGACTGGCTGATCCATCGTCTGACCGCGAATTACTGGTCGCTTGCACTGTGCGCGGTGCTCAGCGCGCCCGTGGTTTTCGCCGCGACGCTGTTGCTCGATCGTCACGGCGCGACCGATTGGTTGCTCGATCACGACCTGTCGCCGGTCGCCAGCGCGGATACGGCGAAGGATGTCGCAGGTGTGATCGCGGCGGTGGACGCGGCCTTCATCACGCTCTATTTCTCGATCTCGCTGCTGGTGCTGACGCTGGCGGCGAGCAGCCTGGGCGTGCGGCTGGTGGATCGCTGGCTCAGCCGCCCGCTGGTGCGGGTTTCCATCGCCGGGCTGTCGTTCAGCCTCGTCTACACCGTGCTCAACCAGCTCGCGATCGATGCCGAAACGCAGCTGACCGACGTGCCGCTCCTGACCCTTATGGGTTCGGTCGTCCTGCTGCTCGTCAACATCGCGATGCTGGCGGTGGCTCTGAACGATCTGGGGCGCACGATCTATGTCGACAAGGCGATCGCGGCGCTGGCGCAAGACGCTCCCGCCGCCCGCGTTCCCATCGTGAGCAGGCCCCCGTTCACAGGCCGGTTCGCCGAGGAAATCCGGGCCGAACGCGGCGGCTATATCGAGGGGATCGACCTCGAACATCTCTCCCGAAAACTGGGCGGCGCGGGGGGCGTGGTGCGCTTCGAAGTCGCGCCCGGACAATTCGTGCTGCAAGGGCAGCCTATCGTCTCGCTGGAACATGGCGGCATGGACGAGGCGCTGCTGCGGCACTCCATACCCATCGCGCCGTTCCGCAACGATGGGCAGGGCGCGGTTTTCCAGATCCGCCTGCTGGTGGAGATCGGGGCGCGCGCCCTCTCTCCGGCGGTGAACGATTTCTACACTGCGCTCGCCTGCGCCGACCGGATGAGCGAAGTGATCCTTTCCCACGCGAACAACTGGGTCGAACCGGGCGAGGTCGCAGCCTACGCGCGCGAGCCGCGCTTCGAGCTGCCGGGGCAGGACTTCGTCGGGCTGTTCGACGATCCGCTGAACGCCTTCCGTCAAGCTGCCGCGGCCTATCCCAGTGTGTCGATCCGCCTGATAGAGAATTTCGGCAACGTGCGCGCGCGCCTGGCGGAGCTGGAGGCGCCGCGCGGGCTGGCCGACCATCTGGCCCGGCTGGCCCGCGAAATAGCGGAGCATGCGCGCTCGCGCGCCGAGAGCGAGGTCGACCGCAAAGCGATCGACGATGCGCTTCGCCAGGCGGAAATGCGCGGGGAGAAGGTATGACCGGACGGCTGCAAAAGCTCTGGAACGACGTCAATGCAAGCTACTGGTTCTACCCGGCGCAGTTCTCGATCCTCGCGGTCCTGCTCGCCATCGGGACCATCTGGCTCGATCGCAACGGCTATGCGGAAAGCCTGAACGCGATCGCCTGGCTCCAGCCCGCGCGGCCCGACGGGGCGTCGAACATGCTGACCGTGATCGCGGGATCGATGATCGGCGTCGCGTCCACTGTGTTTTCGATCACCATCGCCGCCGTCGCCTATGCCAGCGGCAATTACGGGCCTCGGCTGCTGACCAATTTCATGGAGAACAAGGGCAACCAGCTCAGCCTCGCGACCTTCGTCGGCACCTTCGTCTATGCGATCACGGTGCTGCGCGTGGTCCGTGCGGCGGACGAAGGCGGATTGTTGCCCGACGATCAGGCCCTGCCCGGTTTCGTGCCGCAATTGTCCCTGCTGGTCGCCTACGGCCTGATGGCGCTGAGCGTGATGGTGCTGGTCTATTTCCTCAACCACGTTCCCGCGTCTATCCGCATCAACAGCGTGCTGGAAGGGATCGGCGAGCGGCTCATCGGCGACATCAAGCGCACGTTCGACCAGCCAGCCAAACAGGCGGTTACGATGGATCATCCCACGGGACGATCGGTGATCGCGACGGAAACCGGCTATGTCCAGATCATCGATTTCGACCGATTGGAACGGATCGCACAAACTGCGGGCGGACACTTACAGCTGGCGGTCCGGACGGGCGATTTCGTACATCCCAAGATCGACCTCGCCGTGTGGGAGGACGACGACGAGCTGGACGACCTGCGAGACACCGACATCCGCGCCTGTTTCCAGCTGGGCGGCAAGCGCACGCCGGGACAGGACCTGCATTTCCTGATGGACGAGCTGGTCGAGATCGGGCTGCGCGCACTGTCGCCCGGCATCAACGATCCGTTCACTGCGATCGCTGCGCTCCACTGGCTGGGCGCGGCCACGGCGGAGCTGGGGCGGCGCGATCTCAACCGCCATTTCGGCACGACCGATGAGGGCGAGGATAGGTTGAGCCTGCTGGCGGACGATTTCACCCACTTCGTCCAGCGCGGCTTCGGTTCGATCCGTTCCGGCGTGGCGACCAGCCCCAACGCGGCGATGGTCATGTTCAGCACGATCTATCACGCCGCCAGCGGTATCGACGACGAGGAGC
Above is a genomic segment from Erythrobacter sp. 3-20A1M containing:
- the nadA gene encoding quinolinate synthase NadA, which codes for MTLQTDIPTGDDLIAEIERLRKERNAVILAHYYQAPHIQDLADFVGDSLELSRKAADTDADVIAFCGVKFMADTAKILSPDKIVVLPDLDAGCSLEDSCPPEKFRAFREKHPDHIALTYINCSTEVKALSDVIVTSSSAETIISQIPEDQKIIFGPDRHLGGYMSRKFNREMLLWPGVCIVHEAFSETELLKLKQQHPGAPVAAHPECPPTIIDHADYVGSTSGILQYAETFKGDTLIVATEPHIIHQMEKALPDKTFIGAPGADGNCACNICPYMALNTLPKLYTALRDLEPRIEIEEGLRLKAKQSLDRMLEMASGTIGKGDLGRV
- a CDS encoding DUF2254 family protein, yielding MATTRPIRGLRDWLIHRLTANYWSLALCAVLSAPVVFAATLLLDRHGATDWLLDHDLSPVASADTAKDVAGVIAAVDAAFITLYFSISLLVLTLAASSLGVRLVDRWLSRPLVRVSIAGLSFSLVYTVLNQLAIDAETQLTDVPLLTLMGSVVLLLVNIAMLAVALNDLGRTIYVDKAIAALAQDAPAARVPIVSRPPFTGRFAEEIRAERGGYIEGIDLEHLSRKLGGAGGVVRFEVAPGQFVLQGQPIVSLEHGGMDEALLRHSIPIAPFRNDGQGAVFQIRLLVEIGARALSPAVNDFYTALACADRMSEVILSHANNWVEPGEVAAYAREPRFELPGQDFVGLFDDPLNAFRQAAAAYPSVSIRLIENFGNVRARLAELEAPRGLADHLARLAREIAEHARSRAESEVDRKAIDDALRQAEMRGEKV
- a CDS encoding DUF2254 domain-containing protein, encoding MTGRLQKLWNDVNASYWFYPAQFSILAVLLAIGTIWLDRNGYAESLNAIAWLQPARPDGASNMLTVIAGSMIGVASTVFSITIAAVAYASGNYGPRLLTNFMENKGNQLSLATFVGTFVYAITVLRVVRAADEGGLLPDDQALPGFVPQLSLLVAYGLMALSVMVLVYFLNHVPASIRINSVLEGIGERLIGDIKRTFDQPAKQAVTMDHPTGRSVIATETGYVQIIDFDRLERIAQTAGGHLQLAVRTGDFVHPKIDLAVWEDDDELDDLRDTDIRACFQLGGKRTPGQDLHFLMDELVEIGLRALSPGINDPFTAIAALHWLGAATAELGRRDLNRHFGTTDEGEDRLSLLADDFTHFVQRGFGSIRSGVATSPNAAMVMFSTIYHAASGIDDEERLHVLEQEGLQLMRQARIDLEGPNLEMVEARYQQFVTWMKR